One genomic window of Gossypium hirsutum isolate 1008001.06 chromosome D11, Gossypium_hirsutum_v2.1, whole genome shotgun sequence includes the following:
- the LOC107923128 gene encoding GDSL esterase/lipase At4g01130, whose translation MPLSLPKIIVHFRHVLVVLSVGMAMLSTCLTQDSKCEFKAIFNFGDSNSDTGGFWAAFPAQSGPFGMTFFHKPSGRATDGRLILDFLAQALGMPFISPYLQSIGSDYRHGVNFATLASTVLLPNTSLFVTGISPFSLAIQLNQMKEFKAKVVEYHSGNTKGSTQLPSPDIFGKSIYTFYIGQNDFTSNLKAIGIEGVKQYLLQVVSQIAATVKELFGLGGRTFFVLNLAPVGCYPALLVQLPHETSDLDKFGCLISYNKAVVDYNNMLKEALSQTRRELPNASLIYVDTHAVLLQLFQDPTSHGLRYGTKACCGYGGGNYNFHPEVYCGNTKVMNGTKVTASACKDPNNYVSWDGIHATEAANKLTTLAILNGSYFDPPFPLHKLCYLHPVG comes from the exons ATGCCACTGTCTTTACCCAAAATCATTGTTCATTTCAGGCATGTATTGGTGGTACTGTCGGTAGGGATGGCAATGTTGTCAACTTGTTTAACCCAAGATTCCAAATGTGAATTCAAAGCAATCTTCAACTTTGGCGACTCAAATTCTGATACGGGCGGCTTTTGGGCTGCTTTCCCGGCTCAGTCGGGACCTTTTGGCATGACCTTCTTCCACAAACCCTCTGGTCGTGCTACTGATGGCAGACTTATACTTGATTTCTTGG CACAAGCACTGGGAATGCCATTTATCAGCCCATACTTGCAATCAATAGGATCTGATTATAGGCATGGAGTTAACTTTGCAACGCTGGCTTCCACAGTGCTTTTGCCTAACACTTCATTATTTGTTACTGGGATCAGTCCTTTTTCTTTGGCCATTCAGCTTAATCAGATGAAGGAATTCAAGGCCAAAGTAGTTGAATATCATTCTGGGAATACAAAAG GATCAACGCAGCTGCCTTCACCGGATATCTTTGGGAAATCAATCTACACCTTTTATATTGGTCAGAATGATTTTACTTCAAATTTGAAAGCCATTGGTATCGAGGGAGTGAAGCAATATCTTCTTCAGGTGGTTTCCCAAATTGCTGCCACTGTCAAG GAGCTATTTGGTCTAGGGGGACGTACATTTTTTGTTCTAAATCTTGCACCAGTTGGTTGTTATCCAGCGTTATTAGTGCAGCTGCCTCACGAAACCTCGGACTTAGACAAATTTGGTTGCCTTATCTCTTACAACAAGGCTGTGGTCGATTATAATAACATGTTAAAGGAGGCACTAAGCCAAACCAGACGAGAACTTCCCAATGCTTCTTTAATATATGTGGACACTCATGCTGTACTTTTGCAGCTTTTCCAGGATCCCACATCCCATG GTCTTAGATATGGTACTAAAGCTTGTTGTGGATATGGTGGTGGCAACTATAATTTTCACCCAGAGGTTTATTGTGGGAATACGAAGGTGATGAATGGAACCAAGGTGACAGCATCGGCATGTAAAGACCCCAACAACTATGTTAGCTGGGACGGGATACATGCTACTGAAGCAGCCAACAAACTTACTACATTGGCCATTCTTAATGGCTCTTACTTTGATCCTCCATTTCCACTTCACAAGCTCTGTTATCTACACCCTGTAGGTTGA
- the LOC107924495 gene encoding G-box-binding factor 3 isoform X2 gives MGNNEEGKSSKSDKSSSPVPTNNIHVYPDWAAMQAYYGPHVNMPPYYSSAVASGHAPPPYMWGPTQPMMPSYGAPYAAIYSHGGVYAHPAVPLASHSLGVPSSPAAAGPVETPTKSPGNTEQGLMKKLKGFDGLAISIGNGTAENAEGRAKPRPSHSVETAGSADGSDGNTTGTDQSRRKRSREGTPTIGMTPFFTGEDEKIEAKSNQVAAGEVTATISPKLIGTVVSPGMTTGTILELRNTPTMNAMSSAMGVHCGVMPTEVWLQSERELKRERRKQSNRESARRSRLRKQAETEELARKVESLTSENAALRSEINQLTEMSEKVRLENAILVEELKNAQLGHAQENILNKKEDKEGEMGEKRSDSGAKLHQLLDPSPRDDAVAAG, from the exons ATGGGAAACAACGAGGAAGGGAAGTCTTCTAAGTCTGACAAATCATCTTCACCAGTGCCAACG AACAATATTCATGTCTATCCTGATTGGGCTGCTATGCAG GCATATTATGGTCCTCATGTCAATATGCCACCGTATTACAGTTCAGCTGTGGCATCAGGCCATGCTCCTCCCCCCTATATGTGGGGTCCAACACAG CCTATGATGCCATCCTATGGAGCACCTTATGCAGCAATCTACTCTCATGGGGGAGTTTATGCACATCCCGCAGTTCCTCTG GCATCACACAGTCTTGGTGTTCCATCATCACCGGCA GCTGCAGGTCCTGTGGAGACACCTACGAAGTCCCCTGGAAATACTGAACAAGGTTTAATGAAGAAGCTGAAAGGATTTGATGGTCTTGCAATATCAATAGGCAATGGTACTGCTGAGAATGCTGAAGGAAGAGCTAAACCTAGACCATCCCACAG TGTGGAGACTGCAGGTTCAGCTGATGGTAGTGATGGAAATACAACTGGG ACGGATCAAAGTAGACGGAAAAGAAGCAGGGAGGGGACACCAACTATTGGTATGACTCCATTCTTCA CAGGCGAAGATGAGAAAATTGAGGCAAAGTCTAACCAAGTCGCTGCGGGGGAGGTGACTGCAACCATTTCTCCTAAACTAATTGGAACTGTAGTTTCTCCTGGCATGACCACAGGAACAATATTGGAGCTTAGGAACACCCCCACCATGAATGCTATGTCCAGTGCTATGGGTGTACATTGTGGAGTAATGCCTACTGAAGTCTGGTTGCAG AGTGAGCGGGAGCTGAAACGGGAGAGGCGAAAACAATCTAATAGAGAATCCGCTAGAAGGTCAAGGCTGAGGAAGCAG GCTGAGACTGAAGAGCTTGCCCGTAAAGTTGAATCCTTAACTTCAGAGAATGCAGCACTCAGATCTGAAATAAACCAATTAACTGAAATGTCTGAAAAAGTAAGGCTCGAAAATGCGATATTAGTG GAGGAACTgaaaaatgctcaacttggacaCGCACAGGAGAATATTTTGAACAAAAAGGAAGACAAGGAGGGTGAAATGGGTGAGAAAAGGTCAGACTCCGGTGCCAAGCTGCATCAACTCTTGGATCCGAGTCCTAGAGACGATGCAGTGGCTGCCGGCTGA
- the LOC107924495 gene encoding G-box-binding factor 3 isoform X5 codes for MGNNEEGKSSKSDKSSSPVPTNNIHVYPDWAAMQAYYGPHVNMPPYYSSAVASGHAPPPYMWGPTQPMMPSYGAPYAAIYSHGGVYAHPAVPLASHSLGVPSSPAAAGPVETPTKSPGNTEQGLMKKLKGFDGLAISIGNGTAENAEGRAKPRPSHSVETAGSADGSDGNTTGTDQSRRKRSREGTPTIGEDEKIEAKSNQVAAGEVTATISPKLIGTVVSPGMTTGTILELRNTPTMNAMSSAMGVHCGVMPTEVWLQSERELKRERRKQSNRESARRSRLRKQAETEELARKVESLTSENAALRSEINQLTEMSEKVRLENAILVEELKNAQLGHAQENILNKKEDKEGEMGEKRSDSGAKLHQLLDPSPRDDAVAAG; via the exons ATGGGAAACAACGAGGAAGGGAAGTCTTCTAAGTCTGACAAATCATCTTCACCAGTGCCAACG AACAATATTCATGTCTATCCTGATTGGGCTGCTATGCAG GCATATTATGGTCCTCATGTCAATATGCCACCGTATTACAGTTCAGCTGTGGCATCAGGCCATGCTCCTCCCCCCTATATGTGGGGTCCAACACAG CCTATGATGCCATCCTATGGAGCACCTTATGCAGCAATCTACTCTCATGGGGGAGTTTATGCACATCCCGCAGTTCCTCTG GCATCACACAGTCTTGGTGTTCCATCATCACCGGCA GCTGCAGGTCCTGTGGAGACACCTACGAAGTCCCCTGGAAATACTGAACAAGGTTTAATGAAGAAGCTGAAAGGATTTGATGGTCTTGCAATATCAATAGGCAATGGTACTGCTGAGAATGCTGAAGGAAGAGCTAAACCTAGACCATCCCACAG TGTGGAGACTGCAGGTTCAGCTGATGGTAGTGATGGAAATACAACTGGG ACGGATCAAAGTAGACGGAAAAGAAGCAGGGAGGGGACACCAACTATTG GCGAAGATGAGAAAATTGAGGCAAAGTCTAACCAAGTCGCTGCGGGGGAGGTGACTGCAACCATTTCTCCTAAACTAATTGGAACTGTAGTTTCTCCTGGCATGACCACAGGAACAATATTGGAGCTTAGGAACACCCCCACCATGAATGCTATGTCCAGTGCTATGGGTGTACATTGTGGAGTAATGCCTACTGAAGTCTGGTTGCAG AGTGAGCGGGAGCTGAAACGGGAGAGGCGAAAACAATCTAATAGAGAATCCGCTAGAAGGTCAAGGCTGAGGAAGCAG GCTGAGACTGAAGAGCTTGCCCGTAAAGTTGAATCCTTAACTTCAGAGAATGCAGCACTCAGATCTGAAATAAACCAATTAACTGAAATGTCTGAAAAAGTAAGGCTCGAAAATGCGATATTAGTG GAGGAACTgaaaaatgctcaacttggacaCGCACAGGAGAATATTTTGAACAAAAAGGAAGACAAGGAGGGTGAAATGGGTGAGAAAAGGTCAGACTCCGGTGCCAAGCTGCATCAACTCTTGGATCCGAGTCCTAGAGACGATGCAGTGGCTGCCGGCTGA
- the LOC107924495 gene encoding G-box-binding factor 3 isoform X1, with the protein MGNNEEGKSSKSDKSSSPVPTDQNNIHVYPDWAAMQAYYGPHVNMPPYYSSAVASGHAPPPYMWGPTQPMMPSYGAPYAAIYSHGGVYAHPAVPLASHSLGVPSSPAAAGPVETPTKSPGNTEQGLMKKLKGFDGLAISIGNGTAENAEGRAKPRPSHSVETAGSADGSDGNTTGTDQSRRKRSREGTPTIGMTPFFTGEDEKIEAKSNQVAAGEVTATISPKLIGTVVSPGMTTGTILELRNTPTMNAMSSAMGVHCGVMPTEVWLQSERELKRERRKQSNRESARRSRLRKQAETEELARKVESLTSENAALRSEINQLTEMSEKVRLENAILVEELKNAQLGHAQENILNKKEDKEGEMGEKRSDSGAKLHQLLDPSPRDDAVAAG; encoded by the exons ATGGGAAACAACGAGGAAGGGAAGTCTTCTAAGTCTGACAAATCATCTTCACCAGTGCCAACG GATCAGAACAATATTCATGTCTATCCTGATTGGGCTGCTATGCAG GCATATTATGGTCCTCATGTCAATATGCCACCGTATTACAGTTCAGCTGTGGCATCAGGCCATGCTCCTCCCCCCTATATGTGGGGTCCAACACAG CCTATGATGCCATCCTATGGAGCACCTTATGCAGCAATCTACTCTCATGGGGGAGTTTATGCACATCCCGCAGTTCCTCTG GCATCACACAGTCTTGGTGTTCCATCATCACCGGCA GCTGCAGGTCCTGTGGAGACACCTACGAAGTCCCCTGGAAATACTGAACAAGGTTTAATGAAGAAGCTGAAAGGATTTGATGGTCTTGCAATATCAATAGGCAATGGTACTGCTGAGAATGCTGAAGGAAGAGCTAAACCTAGACCATCCCACAG TGTGGAGACTGCAGGTTCAGCTGATGGTAGTGATGGAAATACAACTGGG ACGGATCAAAGTAGACGGAAAAGAAGCAGGGAGGGGACACCAACTATTGGTATGACTCCATTCTTCA CAGGCGAAGATGAGAAAATTGAGGCAAAGTCTAACCAAGTCGCTGCGGGGGAGGTGACTGCAACCATTTCTCCTAAACTAATTGGAACTGTAGTTTCTCCTGGCATGACCACAGGAACAATATTGGAGCTTAGGAACACCCCCACCATGAATGCTATGTCCAGTGCTATGGGTGTACATTGTGGAGTAATGCCTACTGAAGTCTGGTTGCAG AGTGAGCGGGAGCTGAAACGGGAGAGGCGAAAACAATCTAATAGAGAATCCGCTAGAAGGTCAAGGCTGAGGAAGCAG GCTGAGACTGAAGAGCTTGCCCGTAAAGTTGAATCCTTAACTTCAGAGAATGCAGCACTCAGATCTGAAATAAACCAATTAACTGAAATGTCTGAAAAAGTAAGGCTCGAAAATGCGATATTAGTG GAGGAACTgaaaaatgctcaacttggacaCGCACAGGAGAATATTTTGAACAAAAAGGAAGACAAGGAGGGTGAAATGGGTGAGAAAAGGTCAGACTCCGGTGCCAAGCTGCATCAACTCTTGGATCCGAGTCCTAGAGACGATGCAGTGGCTGCCGGCTGA
- the LOC107924495 gene encoding G-box-binding factor 3 isoform X4 has product MGNNEEGKSSKSDKSSSPVPTDQNNIHVYPDWAAMQAYYGPHVNMPPYYSSAVASGHAPPPYMWGPTQPMMPSYGAPYAAIYSHGGVYAHPAVPLASHSLGVPSSPAAAGPVETPTKSPGNTEQGLMKKLKGFDGLAISIGNGTAENAEGRAKPRPSHSVETAGSADGSDGNTTGTDQSRRKRSREGTPTIGEDEKIEAKSNQVAAGEVTATISPKLIGTVVSPGMTTGTILELRNTPTMNAMSSAMGVHCGVMPTEVWLQSERELKRERRKQSNRESARRSRLRKQAETEELARKVESLTSENAALRSEINQLTEMSEKVRLENAILVEELKNAQLGHAQENILNKKEDKEGEMGEKRSDSGAKLHQLLDPSPRDDAVAAG; this is encoded by the exons ATGGGAAACAACGAGGAAGGGAAGTCTTCTAAGTCTGACAAATCATCTTCACCAGTGCCAACG GATCAGAACAATATTCATGTCTATCCTGATTGGGCTGCTATGCAG GCATATTATGGTCCTCATGTCAATATGCCACCGTATTACAGTTCAGCTGTGGCATCAGGCCATGCTCCTCCCCCCTATATGTGGGGTCCAACACAG CCTATGATGCCATCCTATGGAGCACCTTATGCAGCAATCTACTCTCATGGGGGAGTTTATGCACATCCCGCAGTTCCTCTG GCATCACACAGTCTTGGTGTTCCATCATCACCGGCA GCTGCAGGTCCTGTGGAGACACCTACGAAGTCCCCTGGAAATACTGAACAAGGTTTAATGAAGAAGCTGAAAGGATTTGATGGTCTTGCAATATCAATAGGCAATGGTACTGCTGAGAATGCTGAAGGAAGAGCTAAACCTAGACCATCCCACAG TGTGGAGACTGCAGGTTCAGCTGATGGTAGTGATGGAAATACAACTGGG ACGGATCAAAGTAGACGGAAAAGAAGCAGGGAGGGGACACCAACTATTG GCGAAGATGAGAAAATTGAGGCAAAGTCTAACCAAGTCGCTGCGGGGGAGGTGACTGCAACCATTTCTCCTAAACTAATTGGAACTGTAGTTTCTCCTGGCATGACCACAGGAACAATATTGGAGCTTAGGAACACCCCCACCATGAATGCTATGTCCAGTGCTATGGGTGTACATTGTGGAGTAATGCCTACTGAAGTCTGGTTGCAG AGTGAGCGGGAGCTGAAACGGGAGAGGCGAAAACAATCTAATAGAGAATCCGCTAGAAGGTCAAGGCTGAGGAAGCAG GCTGAGACTGAAGAGCTTGCCCGTAAAGTTGAATCCTTAACTTCAGAGAATGCAGCACTCAGATCTGAAATAAACCAATTAACTGAAATGTCTGAAAAAGTAAGGCTCGAAAATGCGATATTAGTG GAGGAACTgaaaaatgctcaacttggacaCGCACAGGAGAATATTTTGAACAAAAAGGAAGACAAGGAGGGTGAAATGGGTGAGAAAAGGTCAGACTCCGGTGCCAAGCTGCATCAACTCTTGGATCCGAGTCCTAGAGACGATGCAGTGGCTGCCGGCTGA
- the LOC107924495 gene encoding G-box-binding factor 3 isoform X3 — protein MGNNEEGKSSKSDKSSSPVPTDQNNIHVYPDWAAMQAYYGPHVNMPPYYSSAVASGHAPPPYMWGPTQPMMPSYGAPYAAIYSHGGVYAHPAVPLASHSLGVPSSPAAAGPVETPTKSPGNTEQGLMKKLKGFDGLAISIGNGTAENAEGRAKPRPSHSVETAGSADGSDGNTTGTDQSRRKRSREGTPTIAGEDEKIEAKSNQVAAGEVTATISPKLIGTVVSPGMTTGTILELRNTPTMNAMSSAMGVHCGVMPTEVWLQSERELKRERRKQSNRESARRSRLRKQAETEELARKVESLTSENAALRSEINQLTEMSEKVRLENAILVEELKNAQLGHAQENILNKKEDKEGEMGEKRSDSGAKLHQLLDPSPRDDAVAAG, from the exons ATGGGAAACAACGAGGAAGGGAAGTCTTCTAAGTCTGACAAATCATCTTCACCAGTGCCAACG GATCAGAACAATATTCATGTCTATCCTGATTGGGCTGCTATGCAG GCATATTATGGTCCTCATGTCAATATGCCACCGTATTACAGTTCAGCTGTGGCATCAGGCCATGCTCCTCCCCCCTATATGTGGGGTCCAACACAG CCTATGATGCCATCCTATGGAGCACCTTATGCAGCAATCTACTCTCATGGGGGAGTTTATGCACATCCCGCAGTTCCTCTG GCATCACACAGTCTTGGTGTTCCATCATCACCGGCA GCTGCAGGTCCTGTGGAGACACCTACGAAGTCCCCTGGAAATACTGAACAAGGTTTAATGAAGAAGCTGAAAGGATTTGATGGTCTTGCAATATCAATAGGCAATGGTACTGCTGAGAATGCTGAAGGAAGAGCTAAACCTAGACCATCCCACAG TGTGGAGACTGCAGGTTCAGCTGATGGTAGTGATGGAAATACAACTGGG ACGGATCAAAGTAGACGGAAAAGAAGCAGGGAGGGGACACCAACTATTG CAGGCGAAGATGAGAAAATTGAGGCAAAGTCTAACCAAGTCGCTGCGGGGGAGGTGACTGCAACCATTTCTCCTAAACTAATTGGAACTGTAGTTTCTCCTGGCATGACCACAGGAACAATATTGGAGCTTAGGAACACCCCCACCATGAATGCTATGTCCAGTGCTATGGGTGTACATTGTGGAGTAATGCCTACTGAAGTCTGGTTGCAG AGTGAGCGGGAGCTGAAACGGGAGAGGCGAAAACAATCTAATAGAGAATCCGCTAGAAGGTCAAGGCTGAGGAAGCAG GCTGAGACTGAAGAGCTTGCCCGTAAAGTTGAATCCTTAACTTCAGAGAATGCAGCACTCAGATCTGAAATAAACCAATTAACTGAAATGTCTGAAAAAGTAAGGCTCGAAAATGCGATATTAGTG GAGGAACTgaaaaatgctcaacttggacaCGCACAGGAGAATATTTTGAACAAAAAGGAAGACAAGGAGGGTGAAATGGGTGAGAAAAGGTCAGACTCCGGTGCCAAGCTGCATCAACTCTTGGATCCGAGTCCTAGAGACGATGCAGTGGCTGCCGGCTGA
- the LOC107924590 gene encoding putative glucose-6-phosphate 1-epimerase, with protein sequence MGHSAAVWDYRAATEITKDWNGVDKIVLRSPRGASARVSLHGGQVTSWRNEQGEELLFTSSKAIFKPPKAVRGGIPICFPQFGNCGSLEQHGFARNKIWTIDENPPPLGPNDSHAKSFIDLLLKPSEEDLKCWPHSFEFRLRVSLAADGSLALISRIRNVNGKPFSFSFAYHTYLSVSDISEVRIEGLETLDYLDNLCQKERFTEQGDAITFESEVDRVYLSTPNVVAVLDHERKRTYVIRKDGLPDVVVWNPWEKKSKSMVDFGDDEYKQMLCVDGAVIEKPVTLKPGEEWTGRVELSVVASTLCSEQFDVQRGMGF encoded by the exons ATGGGGCATTCTGCAGCAGTGTGGGATTATAGGGCGGCAACTGAGATTACAAAGGATTGGAATGGGGTTGATAAGATTGTTCTTCGGAGCCCTCGAGGGGCTTCAGCAAGG GTTAGCTTACATGGAGGACAGGTCACTTCATGGAGGAATGAGCAAGGGGAAGAACTTCTTTTTACCAGTAGTAAG GCGATTTTTAAGCCCCCCAAAGCTGTGCGAGGTGGAATCCCTATTTGTTTTCCTCAG TTTGGTAACTGCGGGTCACTCGAGCAACATGGATTTGCTAGGAACAAGATTTGGACAATTGATGAGAATCCTCCGCCTCTCGGTCCTAATGATTCCCATGCCAAATCCTTCATTGACCTATTGCTTAAACCATCCGAAGAAGATCTCAAATGCTGGCCCCATAG TTTTGAGTTTCGCCTGAGAGTTTCACTTGCGGCTGATGGAAGTCTTGCGTTAATATCACGAATTAGGAATGTCAACGGGAAGCCATTTAGTTTCTCTTTTGCCTATCATACATATTTGTCAGTTTCGGACATCAG TGAAGTGAGGATAGAAGGGCTGGAGACGCTTGATTACCTAGACAACCTTTGCCAAAAAGAACGCTTTACCGAGCAAGGAGATGCCATAACATTCGAATCCGAG GTGGATCGAGTCTATCTCAGTACTCCAAACGTAGTTGCTGTACTTGATCATGAACGGAAGCGAACATATGTTATTAGAAAGGATGGACTACCCGATGTTG TGGTATGGAATCCATGGGAGAAGAAATCGAAATCAATGGTAGATTTTGGAGACGATGAGTACAAACAGATGCTATGCGTGGATGGAGCTGTGATCGAGAAGCCAGTGACATTGAAACCAGGTGAGGAGTGGACTGGACGGGTGGAACTCTCAGTTGTAGCATCAACATTGTGTAGTGAACAATTTGATGTGCAGAGAGGCATGGGGTTTTGA
- the LOC107923046 gene encoding exosome complex component RRP41 homolog gives MEYVSPEGLRLDGRRPMEMRQLRAEIGTVAKANGSAVFEMGNTKVIAAVYGPREVQNRSQQINDQALVRCEYSMANFSTGDRMRKPKGDRRSTEISLVIRQTMEACILTHLMPRSQIDIFVQVLQADGGTRSACINAATLALADAGIPMRDIVTSCSAGYLNSTPLLDLNYIEDSAGGPDVTVGILPKLDKVTLLQMDAKLSVDIFENVMGLAIEGCKAIANYIREVLLENTKQLEYRRGL, from the exons ATGGAATACGTGAGCCCTGAAGGTCTCCGCTTGGATGGCCGCCGTCCGATGGAA ATGAGACAGCTTCGTGCAGAGATCGGTACCGTCGCCAAAGCTAATGG TTCTGCTGTTTTTGAGATGGGCAACACCAAAGTCATTGCAGCTGTGTATGGCCCTAGAGAG GTGCAAAATAGGAGCCAACAAATTAATGACCAGGCACTG GTGCGCTGTGAATATAGCATGGCTAATTTCAGTACCGGAGATCGCATGAGAAAACCAAAGGGTGACAG ACGGTCAACAGAGATATCTCTTGTCATCCGTCAAACCATGGAGGCATGCATTTTGACTCATCTAATGCCTCGTTCTCAG ATAGATATATTTGTTCAAGTTCTTCAGGCTGATGGAG GAACTAGATCTGCATGCATCAACGCTGCAACTTTAGCCCTTGCAGATGCTGGGATCCCAATGCGAGATATCGTCACTTCTTGCAGTGCTGGGTATCTAAATAGCACTCCTTTGCTAG ATTTGAACTACATTGAAGATAGTGCTGGAGGTCCTGATGTCACTGTAGGGATCTTGCCTAAGTTGGACAAAGTGACTCTTCTTCAG ATGGATGCAAAGTTATCTGTGGATATCTTTGAAAATGTGATGGGACTTGCAATCGAAGGCTGCAAGGCCATAGCAAACTACATTAGAGAA GTATTACTAGAGAATACCAAGCAACTGGAGTATCGCCGGGGTCTATAA
- the LOC107924825 gene encoding NDR1/HIN1-like protein 13: MSEPPVKPVLQKPPGYKDPNSPAGQRRFRPPPRKPVLPPSFHPKKRKTSYGRACCCCFCIFFLIFLLLILICGAVFYLWFDPKLPGFHIQSFRISRFNVTKRPDGTYLDARTTTRLEVKNPNGKMTYYYGDTEVEISFGEGGYETELGTTTVPAFTMLEKNTRSLRVETKASNKLVVDEVGNKLRARYRSKSLPVNVEARTKVGVGVAGLKIGMVGVTVKCDGMSKKQLDGGDMPKCVINMLKWLNIH, from the exons ATGTCGGAACCCCCAGTGAAACCGGTTCTCCAAAAGCCACCTGGATACAAAGACCCAAACTCCCCGGCCGGTCAGCGTCGGTTCAGACCACCGCCACGGAAACCGGTTCTCCCACCTTCTTTCCATCCCAAGAAAAGAAAGACTAGTTACGGTCGTGCTTGTTGTTGCTGTTTCTGCATCTTCTTTTTGATCTTCCTTCTCCTCATTCTCATTTGCGGCGCTGTTTTCTACCTTTGGTTCGACCCTAAATTACCCGGCTTTCACATCCAATCATTCCGGATCTCCCGCTTCAACGTCACCAAAAGACCCGACGGAACCTACCTCGACGCCAGAACGACGACGAGACTCGAAGTGAAGAACCCAAACGGAAAGATGACTTATTATTACGGAGACACCGAGGTTGAGATCAGCTTCGGGGAAGGCGGGTATGAGACCGAGTTGGGAACGACGACGGTACCGGCGTTCACCATGCTGGAAAAGAACACCAGGAGTTTGAGAGTGGAGACAAAAGCGAGTAACAAGCTAGTGGTTGATGAGGTTGGGAATAAGCTCAGGGCTCGGTACCGAAGCAAGAGTTTACCCGTGAACGTGGAGGCTCGGACCAAAGTTGGAGTAGGTGTGGCGGGGTTGAAGATCGGCATGGTCGGGGTGACCGTTAAGTGCGATGGAATGTCCAAGAAACAACTTGACGGTGGTGACATGCCCAAATGCGTCATCAACATGTTAAAATG GCTCAACATTCATTGA